The Primulina huaijiensis isolate GDHJ02 chromosome 18, ASM1229523v2, whole genome shotgun sequence DNA window TATACGAAACGTGCGCAGCAGCCAACGCAAATCTAGAATCAATGGCTTGTTTGATGAGTCTTTTCCTTTCTTTGCACAACTTCAGAGCATTACTTCTCTGATCCTTTGAACTTGCTACACCCATTTTTTCTTTCCAGAAATAAAATAACCTAACCTAACTCCAGAAATATAGAACCTAAGAGTTCATAATAGACTTCACCGACCAACTTCTCATTACCTAAAAAATTTACCCGCAACATTTCCCATTTGTTCCAATGAACTCGAACAAACAAGATCTTGGGACTTAATCGAGTTTCACTTACCCACACAGAAGGTCAACAACAAACTAATTAACAGAAGGAATCTTGCTTCAAATCCCTCCCAGAATAAAAGCAAACTTCGAATGAAAAAATCACGCGAAATTAAAGACTAGTCATATTACTGAACCAAACCTCTTTATTTCCGTACATACCCCCTTTCACGCCAAAAACCCGTATGTGTATTATTTCCACTTTCTCGAGAAAGAACatggaaaaaatatatttacagaACAAAAACAAAAGCTATCTCTTTAAGTGAAACCAGAGGACCCATTCCTCTCTCACTCACTAGTTCATGAAATAATCAAAAGGGTGGCTTCAAAAAAAACCAAAACAGATCAGTAGTTGGAGGATTCATAAAATCTTGAGGCCCAGAAACAGAAACACGAATAGAGAGGCAAATCAACGGAGGATTTTTTCTGGGCAGGAATTAACTCTGACACATCCATTTCACACTTGAGAGCATCGAGGGCAATGCAGAAAAGGAGAAGGCGGTAGAGTTTTGAAATACAATGGGTAATTATGCATCGGAATTCGTGCGAATATGCAAAGCTCCCCACTTTCTTTCCCGTTATTATTTCTACGatacataataaatatataacgGGAAGTCGATGAAAAATCCccaatgaaaatatttctttgggttcactccctacccacaaaattgtggtactatgtcatacaaattgtggtacacttcatgtggaaatgtggtacccttcatgtggaaatgtggtactaaaaaagtaccaagtgattgaacactaaaaaaaacgacggctggggactgatcCCCAATTTCCCGAATATATAATCCCTCCTTTTTAACTTTGTTACTGCATATtcttcatatttatatatatttttttattaccatataagatttttttatttaagttaatatttaacgacgatatattttttatttggtaaaattattatgattcatgaggaaaaaaatttaattattgtcCTTGTACTCTAACTGCTTTCTAATAaatttttgagtaggtctcttgtgagacggtctcacacatctttatctgtgagacgattcaacactatcgatattcacaataaaaattaatactcttagtataaaaaataatattttttcatggatgactcaaataagagatctgtctcacaaaatacgacccgtgagaccgtctcacacaaatttttgtctaaatttttacaattatttaaaaacggCAGTGTTAAATTACTTAGATGGATTAGTTTATAAAATGTTATCATCGTTAAAATTGAAATTCTTGATGCATACAACTAAACTAAgctattataattatatatctgAATGAAAAACTGATTATTTAAGCCATGAAAATTCATTTCTCTGTCTATCACtttattttttctctcttaaagTTACGTTTATATTAGCatgataaattacaaaaatattattaacctcaattagattttttatatatatttttattttctatcaccatctggaaaaaaaaaatatcatgtatGTAAACAATATTCTAAAATGTGCTAGACACACACTCACCCACCACCTAGCGTTTGGACGGTGTCTAGAtgtttttttaacttaaatatctaattttttttttgttcatcttcataattcttcaatatttccTCTATATcagattcaaactcaaaatcaatgacATATGTATTCTCTTTATCCGAAacaaattgatttaaaaaatattccgAACacattaaaaatcaataaataaattataaattacattATACATCAACTATCATTCTATGCGGGTGatttttttaatgtcaaaaGACATcatctttataaaaattaagacGATGAGTAACCACTCAGTACTTAATTTGACGTTTTTAGAACACTGTATCTCAATCTAAATATATATCAAACatgactaattttttttttttttttattgatgtaCACATGAGTCCATCAAAAACTAGTTCGTTACAATTTTTCGTCCTTTTCTTCTAGTTTATTTTCCTAGAGCCACCCATCGTAAATTTTTATCAAGAGAATATGTTACCATTTCAATAACCTAATAAAAAGTATTGGATCAAAATGGATTTTACTctatattaaaattatcactATCTCAAAACCTAACTCACAATTACTTTACAACATCCTAatataatacaattttttttaagatttcaaATCACGTCACAAACTAACGAAAATTAGATAATCCGATACAAGATTCTTACATATTATAAGTGTAATGGAAAATGCCATTTAATTGGGTTATTTTGCAAAATCATCATTTCACCTTTCTAAACTTTTATAACGAAAAGTTAATTTAATCAGTggacttaaataattaattactaaacTTTGTTTGCCATATATTCCTGCACAATTGAAGAAAACGATTTCTCTCTCTTTCCTAATTTTCAAGTCACACAGCTTTCTCTTGAGTGATAGATTATGATATCTGTGCTCCTCTCTTATAGGGAGAGAGAGGACCGTTTCACATAAATCGGATAACAAATGACACGTTCTATCAACGTGTGTTAGTAGTATAAAACCACTTTGACCAATTCAACTTCCAGTGAGTTGAAAAGAAGATTCTAGAATGTctttattattcatttaataataAGCATTAtctattaaatcataaattagatattaaaatattaattaaatatctaatAATAATGTGGCACGTGGACAACAAAactaacattctcccacttggcCCATGTGATAGAACTAATTATTAtggtttaaataaataacaactTAATGATTAAAGCATAAACAtaaagatatttatttattgatcacatcgtaacatcataaaataagtATACATTAATATGAGTCATGGCGGTTCTACATCATTAATTCGACATAGTTCCTTCCATGTACCACAATATTAATGTTTCCTTAATATGACTCATAAACGAAAAATTAACAACGGTCCACATTAATGTCTTTGTTAAGACTAAATCAGTCAACTTCATACACATACTACAATATATTAAAGAGCTCACATTGAGATgtcaaataaatgaaattcaTTAGAATTTTTTATAATGTTCATTCGTTCGACATGTTCAATAAATGTCTTGGGAGGTAACCCTTTTGTCAACGGATCCGCAATCATGAGATTTGTACTAATATGCTCAATTGACACCTTTTGTTTTTGAACTTCTTCTTTAACGGCAAGATATTTTAATTCCATGTGCTTTGCACCTTTAGAATACTTGTCGTTTCTTGAAAAGAAGACTGCTGCAgaattatcacaataaattttCAGCGGCCTGGCAATACTGTCGACTATTCCAAGTCCTGAAATAAAGTTTCGCAGCCAATTCCCTTGAATTGTGGCTTCAAAACATGCCACAAAttcagcttccatagtggatGTTGCAATTACAGACTGTTTCACACTTTTCCATGAGATTGCTCCTCCagctaaaagaaaaaaatagccAGATGTAGACTTTCTTGTATCAACACATCCGGCAAAATCTGAATCTGAATATCCAATCACTTCTAGATGATCGGATCTTCGATAAGTAAGCATATGATCTTTTGTTCCTCGCAAGTAGCTCAACACTTTCTTTATTGCTTTCCAGTGttctaaacctggattactctgaaAACGACCAAGCATTCCACCAGCAAAACTGATGTCTGGCCTCGTACAAGTTTGTGCATACATCAAGCTCCCAACAATGGATGCATAAGGAATGTCATTCATTTGTTTGCGTTCCAATTCATTCTTTGGAAATTGCATAAGACCAAATTTATCTCCTTTCTGAATTGGAACTATACTTGATGAGCATTTCTCCATCTTAAATCTCTCCAGAACTTTGTTAATGTATGCTTTTTGAGACAACCCTAGCATTTCTTGTGATCTATCTCGAAATATTTCAATTCCAGTCACATAGGTTGCTTCAcccatatttttcatttcaaatttcttaGAGAGAAATTTCTTGGTTTCATGTAATAAACCAAGATCATTCGTTGCAAGcaagatatcatcaacatataaaataagaaaaataaacttGTTCCCACTGATTTTCAGATATATACACCGATCAACAGCGTTTTCCTTAAATCCAAAAGAAGTGATGGTATCATTGAACTTAAAATACCATTGGCGAGAAGCTTGTTTAAGTCCGTATATTGATTTCTTAAGTTTACACACCATGTGTTCCTTTCCATCTTTGGAAAAACCTTCAGGTTGATCCATATAAACTTCTTCCTCCAAATTCTCATTTAAAAAGGcagttttcacatccatttggtgAAGCTCTAAGTCATAATGAGCCACCAAAGCCATTATAATTCTAAATGAATCTTTCTTAGAGACAGGTGAAAAGGTCTCTTTGTAGTCAATACCAATTTTCTGAGTGAATCCTTTGGCGACAAGTCTGGCCTTGTATCTTTCAATATTTCCATTAGAGTCGTATTTGGTCTTAAAAACCCATTTACATCCGACTTTCTTACGACCTTCTGGTAATTCAACAAGATCCCAGACTTCACTACGAGCCATTGATTCCAACTCTTCTTTCATGGCATCTAACCATTTATTAGAATTAGTGCCCTTTATGGCTTGTGAAAAAGAAACTGGATCATCATCGATTCCTATATCGAATTCATGTTCTTGAAGATAAACCACATAATCATCAGAAATAGCAGGCCTTTTTTGTCTTTCAGACCTTCTTAATGCCATTTCATGTGTTTCATCCACGACAGGTTCATTGATAATGATTTCATTTATAGGAGTTTGATCATTTACATGTCCTTGCAAGTTGTTTACGGGTTCAACAACTGTAGGAACAATAACATGAGAAAAAGTCTTAGGTAAATGAATATCTACCCTTACTTCTTCAATGTCCACTTTACGTGGCTCTTTACTCCCACTAATGTCATCATTTTCAATAAACCAAGCATTTCTAGATTCAACAATTCTTGTACTATGGTTAGgacaataaaatttatatcctTTCGATTTTTCTGGATAACCAATGAAAAAACCACTGATTGTTCTTGcatccagtttcttttcatgtggattataaattcttatttcTGCTGGGCAAACCCAAACATGCAGGTGCCTTAAACTAGGTTTCCTACTAGTCCATAACTCAAAAGGAGTTTTAGGAACTGCCTTACTAGGAACCCTATTCAATAAATACGCAGTAGTTTTTAACGCATGCATCCACAAGGACATGGACAATGATGATTTACTCATCATACTCCTAACCATTTCTAATAAAGTACGGTTACGCCTTTCTGCTACACCGTTTTGTTGTGGTGTACACAGCATAGTGTATTGAGCACAAATGCCATGTTTCTCAAGGAATTTAGCAAACGGACCTAGACATTGTCCTGATTCATCATATTTTCCATAATACTCACCACCTCTATCAGATCGAACAATTTTCACTTTTCTATCTAATTGTCTTTCAACCTCATTTATAAATACCTCTAAGGCATTTACTGACTGAGATTTTTCATGTAATAGATAGACATAACCATAACGTGAAAATTCGTCAATAAAggtgataaaatatttttcctttcctCTAGATGAAATATCAAAAGGCCCACAAATATCGGTGTGTATTATTTCAAGGAGTTGTGTGCTTCTTGTGGCTCCTTTCTTTGTGTGTTTTGTTTGTTTTCCTTTAATACAATCCACACAAATGCCAAGATCGGTAAAATCCAAATCTGGTAGGATTTCATTCTTTATCAATCTCTCTAATCTTTCTTTGGAGATATGCCCCAAACATTTATGCCACAAGTTAGCAGACCTTTCATTTACTAAACCACGTTTAGTTCCAATATTATGATGCAAGGTTAAAAGAGTCTCAGCAAAGAGATTATCAAGCCTAAATTTATATAAGCCATCACTGATAATACCAGAACCAATGAAAAGATTTTGTTTGAACAAACTGAAACATCCATTTCCAAATTTAGAACAATAACCAACATAATCAAGTCTTTACAAGGAAACTAAATTGCGAGAAACAGTAGGTACATAAAGAGTTTCAAACAAATCTAAATGATGCCCAGTATCTAGAATTAAACGATAGGTTCCAATGGCTTCAACGGGAGCTTTGACTCGATTTCCCATATAAACATACTTTTCATTTGGATTTGTGATTCGGGTCGTAAGGAATCCCTGCATCGAATTTGAAACATGAGCGGTACGCCATAATCAAGCCACCATGTGTTATTAGGAACTTCAActaaatttgattcaaaacATACGAAAGCATGAAACATACCTTTCTTTTCGAACCACGCCTTACGTTTCAGGCAATATTTCTGAAAGTGTCCTTGTTTTCCACAAAAGCGACACTTAAAATTGTTGTGTTCCTTTTCCTGGATTTGGGCAGATGACTCATTCACCTTATGTAGTCTTTGTTTGCccttttcatgatttttttccAGCTTTCTTTCTAGCTCCTTGATTGGTTACGAAGTGAATAGAATGAGTTCCTTGATTCATACGTCTTGTTTCCTCCTGAACTAGCATAATGTGAAGTTCATTCACATTCCATTTGTCTTTCATGGTGTTATAGTTCATTTGGAATGGACCATACTTAGATGGTAATGAGTTTATGATAAACTGAACCAGGAAATTCTCATCCACATTCATCCCCAAGGACTTAAGTCTTGCTGCAATGTTCCTCATTTCAATAACATGCTCATGCATGGTACGAGAACCATCAAACTTCATAGTGGTTAAAGTAGCCATTAACATCCCAGCAAGAGACTTATCAGCAGTTTGGGAACGTTCTACgacaaatttcataaattcctTAGCAATGTCAGTATGAGGAAGAGCAGACTTGATGTTGTTTGTCACACTCATTCGCATAAGCATTAAGCTCAGTCTATTTGATCTTTCCCAAGCTTCAAGAATGATCTTTTCATCATCACTACTAACATCAGTAATAGCAGCAGGTTTCTCAACTTGAAGTGACAAATCAAGACCCAAAACACCAAGGTGAAATTGGATTTGTTCGCACCAATCAGAGAAGTTGAGACCATTAAACATGGAAATAGATGAAGCATGCGATTGAAGTGAAACATGAACAGATACTGCAAGAATAATATAATGATCATGTGTTAAATGCTTTGAATACAACGTAATTACAGATTCAGTACcgataaatattaatttataattttatattaatgttcACCTTTGGGTAATAcaacaatatataaacattATGATGCTTAATAGTTTACTGTAATTTGGTAATCAagatatttaaagaaaattattttgttatctTTGGATATACAAAATATCTAGCATAATATGTTAATTACcacattttatattcataaattaTAAGAACAAATTATCAACCTTTGGGTGATCCGTAAATGCCTTAtagttatgaatttttaattacCTGCAACTCTAGTTTTATTTCCAAGCATCACATACTTACAGGTAATTAAAGTTTGATTATATAATTTAGAACTTATTAACTTTATGGTAAGATCACTTTAGTGATTAACAAACCaacatgaaataaattcaaattatataacTTGAGCAACGTCCAAGTATGCATGAAAAGGTCTTGATTTGCCATCATATTTTCAGTAATATAGACAACATAAACAATTGGCAGCaaatatatttaacaaatatatataatcattaacACAAAGGTGATTATCTTTGCAGCGGAATATAATCTCATTTGAATTCTGAGTTCATGAATTATAATATAAACGAATGGAAAATCATGAGTTCTTAAACCTTGGTCTGATACCACATGTAAAATCTAACATGATTCATGACAAATTATAATTCAAACACATACAatttgacatatatatatagatcttAGAACTTCATAATAATCGCATTCCATTagttacaaaaataattaattactaaccTTTGTTTGCCATAGATTCCTTCTGCTGCACAATTGAAGAAAACGATTTCTCTCTCTTTCCTAATTTTCAAGTCACCGAGCTTTCTCTTGAGTGATAGATTATGATATATGTGCTCCTCTCTTATAGGAAGAGAGAGGACCGTTTCACATAAATCGGATAAAAAATGGCACGTTCTATCAACGTGTATTAGTAGTATAAAACCACTTTGACTAATTCAACTTCCGAGTTGAAAGGAAGGTCCTagaatatctttattattcatttaataataAGCATTATCTATTAAaccataaattatatattaaaatattaattaaatatctaatAATAAGTGGGCCACAGAACTAACATTTGAATGATATTTTCCCACCACGCAGGCCCATCCAACTCCTTTTGTACCGCAGCTTTTTTGAGATTAAACTTTTGCAAAGAATCAGCCACGTTTTGGGAATTCAAAGGCCTATTTTGTTGCTAAAGGGATGAGGCATAAAATTTCGTAATGGTTGGATTCATTTTGGCAGTAACACTCGAAGGTCATTTTTCTAACTATTAACAAGCCAGTAACTTCAGAATACAAATACATTtccaaaaacgaaaaaaaaagaaaagaagaactAGCTAAAACTTAACTTGAATCGAATAACAGAGCGGATAGATTGAGAGAATTGAGAGATTAACAAAAATAGAAAGGAATTACGCGAGATTCACCTCAGTGACGAAGTTGAGCACGATTCCTGAAAACAAACAAGGGAAATTAATTCAATAACATTTTCGTGCAAATTGAAGAATTGGAT harbors:
- the LOC140964653 gene encoding uncharacterized protein — its product is MANKVSVHVSLQSHASSISMFNGLNFSDWCEQIQFHLGVLGLDLSLQVEKPAAITDVSSDDEKIILEAWERSNRLSLMLMRMSVTNNIKSALPHTDIAKEFMKFVVERSQTADKSLAGMLMATLTTMKFDGSRTMHEHVIEMRNIAARLKSLGMNVDENFLVQFIINSLPSKYGPFQMNYNTMKDKWNVNELHIMLVQEETRRMNQGTHSIHFVTNQGARKKAGKKS